The Deinococcota bacterium genome includes the window AGGTGAGGATCTGCAGCGGGTAGGCGCGACTTTCTCCGTTTACGGTCATGGCGATGACGGGTTCCTCGTCCGCCAGCCAGCCTGCCGCCTCCTCCTGCGTGACGAAGGAGGGCGGCCTGTTGGCCGTGGCCGCACCGGCATGATCTCCCGTGAAGCCCAGGGCCGGGATGCCCTGAGGTGGGGGACCTCCGCTCAAGATCTCTTCGACGGGGATGGTGGCCTGCTCGGCATCGACGCCGATGGTGCCCAGTGCGCTAAGGCCGAGTTGGGCGGCAGCCAGGCTCGCGAGAGCAAGCAATCCCAGCGTTGTCAGCAAATAGCTCTGTCGCATCATGCCTCCTTATGACTGGAGGATAGCGAGCCTGAGATTAATTTGCAGTCAAGCGCTGTACGCCGGGCGCTCAGAAAGCCCTAATGTTCGGCCAGGGCCACGAGGCCGGGCATGTAAAGCCGGTAAGAGCCACGGCTCCCTTCGACTAGCCCCTCCTCGCGCAACTCCGAAAAGGCCATGGTCACGGCAACGCGGGTGCCTGAGATGATCGAGGCGATCTCCTCGTGCTTGAGCTCGGTGCGGAGTTCACACCAGTCTGTATCGCCGACCTGTTCGCCAAAGCGGTGTGCCTGCTCGATAAGCACCTTGACCACACGGAACTTGATAGGGTCGTAGCCGTCGCTGAGTTGCTGACGGCAGTGGAAGAGATGGCTGGCGAGGATCTCGGCGAAGCTCAGGGCGAAGGTCGGGGCTGTTACCGAAAGTTGCAGAAACTGCTCGCGGCTCATGGGGCAGGTGGTCACGTCGGTAAGGGCA containing:
- a CDS encoding Crp/Fnr family transcriptional regulator yields the protein MRTSEAEVVIMKPWFIRDTDFTRVVSEEDRATFMRVCPDRRYQKGDTIFRMGDPATDMHVIAEGQVKLVSPTASGQERILAICGPFNFIGEAFLLEESHYRVDAVALTDVTTCPMSREQFLQLSVTAPTFALSFAEILASHLFHCRQQLSDGYDPIKFRVVKVLIEQAHRFGEQVGDTDWCELRTELKHEEIASIISGTRVAVTMAFSELREEGLVEGSRGSYRLYMPGLVALAEH